A genomic segment from uncultured Desulfuromonas sp. encodes:
- a CDS encoding lmo0937 family membrane protein produces the protein MLWTIAVILLVLWVLGLVSSTTIGGFIHILLVIAIVVIVINLIQGRRV, from the coding sequence ATGCTATGGACAATCGCCGTCATTCTCTTGGTGCTATGGGTGCTGGGGCTGGTGAGCAGTACCACGATCGGAGGTTTTATTCACATATTGCTGGTCATCGCCATTGTTGTGATCGTGATCAATTTGATTCAAGGGCGCAGAGTATGA